The following nucleotide sequence is from Oligoflexia bacterium.
AAAGTTACGCAATCATGATGGCCAATCAACATAAACTTAAGACAAATGAAGATGCCGTACAATTCTATTTAGGCTCATGTGTTTGCATGGCTTTGACTTGGCACCTATCAGTTGTTGCGGGCTTTATTTTCGGAAACTTTGCCCCATCTTCATGGGCATTAGATTATGCCGTACCATTAAGTTTCATAGCTCTTGCGATTCCAACTTTTAAAAATTACAAATACGTAATCACCGCTATTTTTTCTGGTTGTATTGCCCTGCTATTAAACCCAATGCCCTATAAAACCGGCTTAATTGCGACTGCAGCCTTATCTATACTTCTTGCAACCCTACTTACGCAAAAGAAGGGTGTAAAATGATCGAGGCTAGTTACTTTTGGCAAAATATTTTTTTCTTAGCAATCGGCACTCTTGCCATTCGTGGGTCAATCATTGCCCTTTCAGCTCGCGTAAAAATATCTGATCGAGTTAAAGAAATTTTCTCATACATTCCTGCGGCCATTTTACCCGCCTTTGTTACGCCGTCTGTTTTCTTTCATCAAGGCAAAGTGGCTTGGGCTTATGACAAAGAACGCTTTTTGATTTTAATTTTTGCAACTGTGGTTTGTTATTTTTCTCGCAGTACACTGGCAACTGTTGGTTTTGGTTTGGTTGCACTTTATTTCATGACTCAGCTCTAATGGAGTTTGATTATTTAAAATTGAATATGCTAGAATTTGGGCATGATAAATAGAAGCCCTTATCTCGACATCGTCCGCGGAGTAGCCATTCTCATGGTTGTTATCTCCCATACTCCCATTTTTCCTGAGAACCATTCATTTTTATATTTCCCAATGGTTGTTTTGAATCGAATTGGTTGGGCCGGGGTGGATTTATTTTTTGTACTCAGTGGTTTTCTTGTCGGTGGTCTTCTATTTAAAGAATATCAGAAAACTTCAAAAATTCAGGTGAAGAGATTTTTTATTAGACGAGCTTTTAAAGTTTGGCCCGGTTACTTTGCATTTTTGTTAGTCTACTGTACATTTCAAATTCTACGAGGCGACTCAACAGTCTTAACGGCCCTTCTTCCCAATTTCTTTCATGTGCAAAACTACTTTTCTCAAACCAGTCAAGTTGGGTGGCTCTGGAGTCTTGGTGTTGAAGAACACTTCTATCTGATCTTGCCTTTAGCTTTGGGTGTTTTATACAAACTTAAAAAAATGGGTAACTCAAAAGTGAGTGTGACACATCTTTTTCTCTTTGTTGCTATTACTTGTTTGGTTTTAAGAGCTCTAACTTACAGGCTAAACCCAGAGGCAAAAGAATTTACGCTGGTATTTCCAAGTCATCTGCGATTTGACTCACTCTTCGCCGGGGTTTTTCTCTCTTATCTAGTCCATTTTAAAAACCATAGACTTGAAAAACTTAGACCTTTTCAGTTTTATATCTTTTTTGTGAGCGTAGCCTTGGGATTAACTACCTATTTTTATCCCGACAAGGCTCAAATGTTTTTATATCCTTTTGGATTAAGCCTTCTTTATGTGGCTTTCTCTGGAATAGTTTTATTTGCTCATTTTAGAACCACAAATCCAAAGTCAGTAAACTCACGGTGGACACAATGGTTATTTGCACCATTTGTTTTTATAGGTGTAAGGAGTTATGCCATTTATGTTTGGCATGGCTATTTTGCAAAACCCATTGCTAATCGAATCACAGCTACTCTTGGCATATCTGGAAGTATGCTGGGGTGGAAAGGTATTTTGTTTGAATTGATATATCTAGGAACACCCATTTTTTTAGGCGCACTGATGTTTTTGATTATCGAAGAACCTGCATTAAAAATCAGAAACAAATTATTTCCATCTAGTTAACTTATTTCAATTGCTTGAGAAGTGAATCCCACCCTGCTCGTTGAGTTTTTTGTTGGGTTTCAGTTTTCAACCCCTCATGAAGAAGTTCGATCCAAGAGCTACTTTTATCATCTTCAGTGTCAAACAATAGTGTTACTTTGGTTTCACCCATTTTAATGACAATTTTTTTATTAGGAACGCTCTCAATAACATCACCTGTGATTTCACTTTTCGGACTTTTACATATCTCGTAAAGTTTTTCGACAGGTAGTGAGTACTTACGCGCCAATCGAAGTTTTCCGTTACTAATTTCTTCACGCAAATCGTCAAGGCCACCGTTCCATCCACCTTGATGTGCATCCTTATTTTCAAGATCAGTGAAGCCTGTATGTGTGAGGGTAAGTGCGGTTTTACCACCCACATCTTTAAGTATAATCACTACCTTGGTATCAGGTATGGGATTGCTGTCGTAGTCTTGACACCATGTAAACACGATTTTTTG
It contains:
- a CDS encoding AzlC family ABC transporter permease, with the translated sequence MNLFKSGFKAMLPIITGVIPFGAVMGTVCSEAKLSLFQAVSMNVFVFAGAAQLATVELMTKHAATLVIVATGLIINLRFLLYSAALSPLVQRSSFFIKFISAYFLTDQSYAIMMANQHKLKTNEDAVQFYLGSCVCMALTWHLSVVAGFIFGNFAPSSWALDYAVPLSFIALAIPTFKNYKYVITAIFSGCIALLLNPMPYKTGLIATAALSILLATLLTQKKGVK
- a CDS encoding AzlD domain-containing protein, which translates into the protein MIEASYFWQNIFFLAIGTLAIRGSIIALSARVKISDRVKEIFSYIPAAILPAFVTPSVFFHQGKVAWAYDKERFLILIFATVVCYFSRSTLATVGFGLVALYFMTQL
- a CDS encoding acyltransferase codes for the protein MINRSPYLDIVRGVAILMVVISHTPIFPENHSFLYFPMVVLNRIGWAGVDLFFVLSGFLVGGLLFKEYQKTSKIQVKRFFIRRAFKVWPGYFAFLLVYCTFQILRGDSTVLTALLPNFFHVQNYFSQTSQVGWLWSLGVEEHFYLILPLALGVLYKLKKMGNSKVSVTHLFLFVAITCLVLRALTYRLNPEAKEFTLVFPSHLRFDSLFAGVFLSYLVHFKNHRLEKLRPFQFYIFFVSVALGLTTYFYPDKAQMFLYPFGLSLLYVAFSGIVLFAHFRTTNPKSVNSRWTQWLFAPFVFIGVRSYAIYVWHGYFAKPIANRITATLGISGSMLGWKGILFELIYLGTPIFLGALMFLIIEEPALKIRNKLFPSS
- a CDS encoding SRPBCC family protein, which encodes MANENKMHDLIVEKTIPKNAAEVFRAIGEGRLFLNCSADTELLKIDFKVGGKYSIEFLNYNMKNHGEFLEIIPNQKIVFTWCQDYDSNPIPDTKVVIILKDVGGKTALTLTHTGFTDLENKDAHQGGWNGGLDDLREEISNGKLRLARKYSLPVEKLYEICKSPKSEITGDVIESVPNKKIVIKMGETKVTLLFDTEDDKSSSWIELLHEGLKTETQQKTQRAGWDSLLKQLK